From a region of the Podospora pseudopauciseta strain CBS 411.78 chromosome 7 map unlocalized CBS411.78m_7, whole genome shotgun sequence genome:
- a CDS encoding uncharacterized protein (COG:L; EggNog:ENOG503NWEE), with translation MSEERQVIDLGGSDSEDEDLRIAIALSLGQDPGSRRTNTPRKHETIDLTLDDESPAAGDTAGPSRSVGEDTQDRDQPVPAVMTTSTSASQQSDTPTASQALATGLSALGLDRKKMEEERLARLAQRKRKASLEAPAPYSSLDTRSTQIPRMLGDEGIFSHSNGRGGKNDTGSLSPAVKASSRGMDSSGGSHGSPWGLANAVEKSVSDSTHSNSNRILPPRSSPTSHQVQTLPYPRGVIKKTWIYPSYPRAGDDVKIEEVLQKDILELAVISSFQWDEHWMLSKIDISRTKLYLIAFAKSEAQNEMRNNVPKSRIRFCFPTMQAVGAMHSKLMLLKYEGYLRVVVPTGNFMSYDWGETGTMENVRVGVIVCFGVMVFLIDLPKFKNTEERDAVQRGGLGSFGEDLVYFLMAQGVDPLLINSLRSYDFSETRRYGFVHTIVGSHTTDEAWKRTGYPGLGRAVAALGLASSDPIELDYVCSSLGSVNSSVINSLYYACQGDSGLKELSTRTPAHKKVSDDDVLDHVRVYYPSERTIVTSKGGRDGAGTICFQEKWWKASGFPRKVLRDCRSRREGVVMHSKVAFVGRGGGRRGWVYLGSGNLSESAWGRLTREKVGGGVRLNCRNWECGVIFPVESSLAGGDSWEAFEKVVPVPMVVPGERFGMPGSEGGLVPWFN, from the exons ATGTCGGAAGAAAGGCAGGTCATCGACCTCGGCGGAAGCGActccgaggatgaggacctTCGCATCGCCATCGCTCTCTCCCTCGGCCAGGACCCAGGTTCGCGACGTACCAATACTCCAAGGAAACACGAGACCATCGACCTGACCCTTGATGATGAGTCACCAGCCGCCGGGGACACTGCTGGACCAAGTCGATCTGTTGGTGAGGATACCCAGGATCGGGACCAGCCTGTCCCCGCAGTCATGACGACCTCGACTTCTGCCTCACAGCAATCTGATACTCCTACAGCCTCTCAGGCGTTAGCAACGGGCCTCTCGGCGCTCGGGTTggacaggaagaagatggaggaggaaagaCTTGCTCGACTTGCccagaggaagagaaaggcaTCACTTGAGGCGCCGGCTCCGTATTCCAGTTTGGACACCCGGTCGACTCAGATCCCGAGAATGTTGGGTGACGAGGGGATTTTTTCCCACAGCAATGGTCGAGGGGGTAAGAACGATACTGGCTCTTTATCTCCAGCAGTCAAGGCCAGTTCAAGAGGGATGGATAGCTCAGGGGGCAGTCATGGGAGCCCATGGGGGTTAGCAAATGCAGTCGAAAAATCAGTCAGTGACAGCACTCACAGTAATTCCAACCGCATCCTTCCACCCAGGTCATCTCCGACCAGTCATCAAGTTCAAACCCTCCCATATCCCCGCGGCGTCATCAAGAAGACTTGGATCTACCCAAGCTACCCGCGGGCTGGCGACGATGTCAAGATTGAAGAAGTCCTTCAGAAGGATATTCTCGAGCTGGCCGTTATCAGCTCGTTTCAGTGGGATGAGCATTGGATGCTGTCCAAGATTGATATCTCAAGGACTAAGCTGTATCTGATTGCTTTTGCGAAGAGTGAGGCGCAG AACGAGATGAGAAATAATGTCCCAAAGAGCAGGATCCGGTTTTGTTTTCCGACCATGCAGGCTGTGGGTGCGATGCATTCGAAGCTGATGCTGCTCAAGTATGAGGGTTATTTGAGGGTTGTGGTTCCGACGGGGAATTTCATGTCGTATGACTGGGGGGAGACGGGGACGATGGAAAATGTAAGAGTTGGTGTGATTGTGTGTTTTGGGGTC ATGGTCTTCCTTATTGACCTCCCCAAGTTCAAGAACACGGAGGAGAGAGACGCGGTTCAGAGGGGCGGGCTCGGCTCCTTTGGCGAGGATCTGGTGTATTTTCTGATGGCTCAGGGGGTGGATCCGTTGTTGATCAATAGCTTGCGGAGCTATGACTTTTCGGAGACGAGGAGATATGGCTTTGTTCATACCAT TGTCGGCTCTCATACCACGGATGAGGCTTGGAAAAGGACTG GATACCCTGGCCTCGGTCGGGCAGTCGCCGCTCTCGGTCTCGCGTCCAGTGACCCCATCGAGCTCGATTACGTG TGCTCTTCGCTCGGTTCTGTGAATAGTAGCGTGATCAACTCGCTCTATTACGCCTGTCAAG GCGACTCTGGCCTCAAGGAATTATCAACCCGAACCCCGGCGCACAAGAAAGTGTCTGACGATGACGTGTTGGATCATGTTAGGGTGTACTACCCTTCGGAGAGGACGATTGTGACCAGCAAGGGAGGGAGAGAC GGCGCCGGAACGATATGCTTTCAGGAAAAGTGGTGGAAGGCGTCGGGCTTTCCGAGGAAGGTGCTGCGTGACTGTCGatcgaggagggagggagtcGTAATGCATTCCAAGGTGGCGTTTGTGggccgggggggagggaggcgtgGGTGGGTGTATCTGGGAAGTGGGAACCTTTCGGAGAGTGCTTG GGGGCGGCTGACGAGGGAGaaggttggcggtggggtgAGACTGAACTGTCGGAACTG GGAGTGTGGCGTTATTTTCCCTGTTGAGTCATCACTGGCCGGGGGTGACAGCTGGGAGGCGTTTGAGAAGGTTGTGCCCGTGCCGATGGTTGTGCcgggggagaggtttgggATGCCGGGGAGtgaaggggggttggtgccgTGGTTTAACTGA